The Panicum hallii strain FIL2 chromosome 9, PHallii_v3.1, whole genome shotgun sequence genome has a window encoding:
- the LOC112876267 gene encoding uncharacterized protein At4g15970-like, whose amino-acid sequence MAKVAAEAAGRQAASFVLGCVAALTLVLLLQRRPEELTRPRAPVQFFGSRSLSSPSGRGGGGTSPSSPPSAPAGPAAIVAAADGQLQTAVPVQANATKLMKPAAAGATTTAATADDLGRVPATPAHRQQEGEADDAEFPGLAAVVARAATPDDRTVIITCVNHAWAAPGSLLDLFLESFRVGDGIADLLDHVLIVAMDPMAMARCRALHPHCYLYTMPGIDFASAKFFLSKEYLELVWSKLKLQRRVLQLGYNFLFTDVDILWFRNPFKHVTAYADMSISSDVFFGDPDNMDNFPNTGFFHVRPNKRTIAMTRAWHEARERYPGRNEQPVFNAIKKGLVRDLRLRLQYMDPAFMGGFCSYGKDLRRICTMHANCCVGLGNKLRDLRTLLADWRNYTAMPHWAKQHAKWTVPGACIH is encoded by the exons ATGGCGAAGGTCGCCGCGGAGGCTGCGGGGCGCCAGGCGGCGTCCTTCGTGCTCGGCTGCGTCGCCGCGCTCACCCTCGTGCTGCTcctgcagcgccgccccgaGGAACTCACCCGCCCCAGGGCGCCGGTGCAATTCTTCGGGTCCAGATCGTTGTCGTCACCATCaggccgcggcgggggcgggacTTCTCCGTCTTCCCCGCCGTCGGCACCCGCAGGTCCGGCGGCGATCGTTGCCGCAGCTGATGGTCAGCTGCAGACAGCCGTTCCCGTGCAGGCGAACGCCACAAAGCTGATGAAGCCTGCAGCAGCTGGCGCTACCACCACTGCTGCTACCGCCGATGATCTAGGCCGCGTTCCGGCCACTCCCGCACATCGCCAACAAGAG GGCGAGGCCGACGACGCGGAGttccccggccttgccgcggtGGTGGCGCGCGCGGCGACGCCGGACGACCGGACGGTGATCATCACGTGCGTGAACCACGcgtgggcggcgccggggtCGCTGCTGGACCTCTTCCTGGAGAGCTTCCGCGTCGGCGACGGCATCGCGGACCTGCTGGACCACGTCCTCATCGTGGCCATGGACCCGATGGCCATGGCGCGCTGCCGCGCCCTGCACCCGCACTGCTACCTCTACACCATGCCCGGCATCGACTTCGCCTCCGCCAAGTTCTTCCTCTCCAAGGAGTACCTCGAGCTCGTCTGGAGCAAGCTCAAGCTCCAGCGCCGGGTGCTCCAGCTCGGATACAACTTCCTCTTCACC GACGTTGACATCCTGTGGTTCCGGAACCCGTTCAAGCACGTGACGGCGTACGCGGACATGAGCATCTCCAGCGACGTCTTCTTCGGCGACCCCGACAACATGGACAACTTCCCCAACACGGGCTTCTTCCACGTGAGGCCCAACAAGCGGACGATCGCCATGACCAGGGCGTGGCACGAGGCGAGGGAGAGGTACCCGGGCAGGAACGAGCAGCCGGTGTTCAACGCCATCAAGAAGGGGCTCGTCAGGGACCTCCGGCTGCGGTTGCAGTACATGGACCCGGCCTTCATGGGAGGCTTCTGCAGCTACGGCAAGGACCTCCGCAGGATCTGCACCATGCACGCCAACTGCTGCGTCGGGCTGGGAAACAAGCTCAGGGACCTCAGGACCCTGCTCGCCGACTGGAGGAACTACACGGCGATGCCGCACTGGGCAAAGCAACACGCCAAGTGGACAGTCCCGGGAGCCTGCATCCACTGA
- the LOC112877620 gene encoding uncharacterized protein At4g15970-like has product MKGGDVSSISPLVSFVLGAAMATVCVLFFMSASPTRRLADISAFSSGNATNDLRLASSDNAVADGNGEVTAPAPAPVEAPSPWGDLEEVLRRAATKDRTVIMTQINAAWTRPGSLLDLFFESFRTGEGGVARLLDHLVIVTMDPAAYQGCQAVHRHCYFLRTSNGVDYRSEKMFMSKDYLEMMWGRNRFQQTVLELGYNFLFTDVDVMWFRDPFRHISMAADIAISSDVYMGDPYSLRNFPNGGFLFVRSSAKTIDFYRAWQQGRWRFFGKHEQDVFNLIKHDMAAKLDLAIQFLDTTYISGFCQLSKDLNKICTLHANCCVGLGAKLHDLRGVLDVWRNYTAGTTEERRAGKFQWKLPGICIH; this is encoded by the exons ATGAAGGGCGGCGACGTGAGCAGCATTAGCCCGCTGGTGTCCTTCGTCCTCGGCGCCGCCATGGCCACCGTCTGCGTCCTCTTCTTCATGTCCGCCAGCCCCACGCGCCGCCTCGCAGACATCTCCGCCTTCAGCTCTGGAAACGCCACCAACGACCTCCGCCTCGCCTCCTCCGACAACGCCGTGGCCGACGGCAACGGAGAGGtcaccgcgccggcgccggcgccggtagAG GCGCCGTCGCCTTGGGGCGACCTTGAGGAGGTGCTGCGGCGTGCGGCCACCAAGGACCGGACGGTGATCATGACGCAGATCAACGCGGCGTGGACGCGCCCGGGCTCCCTGCTCGACCTCTTCTTCGAGAGCTTCCGCACCGGGGAGGGCGGCGTCGCGCGCCTGCTGGACCACCTCGTCATCGTCACCATGGACCCGGCCGCGTACCAGGGGTGCCAGGCCGTGCACCGCCACTGCTACTTCCTCCGCACCTCCAACGGCGTCGACTACCGGTCGGAGAAGATGTTCATGAGCAAGGACTACCTCGAGATGATGTGGGGCCGGAACAGATTCCAGCAGACCGTGCTCGAGCTCGGATACAACTTCCTCTTCACG GACGTTGACGTGATGTGGTTCCGTGACCCGTTCCGGCACATCTCGATGGCGGCGGACATCGCCATCTCCAGCGACGTGTACATGGGCGACCCCTACAGCCTGCGCAACTTCCCCAACGGCGGCTTCCTCTTCGTGCGGTCGTCGGCCAAGACCATCGACTTCTACCGGGCGTGGCAGCAGGGGCGGTGGCGCTTCTTCGGGAAGCACGAGCAGGACGTGTTCAACCTCATCAAGCACGACATGGCCGCCAAGCTCGACCTCGCCATCCAGTTCCTCGACACCACCTACATCAGCGGATTCTGCCAGCTCAGCAAGGACCTCAACAAGATCTGCACGCTCCACGCAAACTGCTGCGTCGGGCTCGGCGCCAAGCTCCACGACCTCCGGGGAGTCCTCGACGTCTGGAGGAACTACACCGCCGGAACGACCGAGGAGCGACGCGCCGGGAAGTTCCAGTGGAAGCTCCCAGGAATCTGCATTCACTGA